In a single window of the Pocillopora verrucosa isolate sample1 chromosome 4, ASM3666991v2, whole genome shotgun sequence genome:
- the LOC131779296 gene encoding neuronal acetylcholine receptor subunit alpha-10 isoform X2, with translation MDVACILKLLILFLSGTVFIRGTQASEHERALLKKLFHSNYDKNERPVVNDSDTVTVVFGLTLNQIVDVDEKNQILTTSAWVRQIWNNPLLAWNSSEFGGLTTINVAPKNVWLPDLVLYENADDDISFGGNLDRMNFRVVLHYSGKNVWLSPVTFKSKCRIDIKYFPFDTQNCKMKFGSWTYDGFRLDVMNESYSADLGNYIDSAEWKLVGAPAKRNVVTYFCCEEPFPDVTYTIIIRRRSLFYMMNLILPLVIITVLINVSFVLPAESGERISLTITILLAMTVFMLVVAETIPPSSDVVPLIAKFYMAGMVEMAIGLVWTCYILKYYHSDVIEMPSWVRKYVLGHLGHFFGISMENLKRIQEHSNLRKDTGRKATIQTGLETSGRKITNTLIVPNGQSKNPYDSHYRRIPSATNGFSSPMLNASDISLNQIDGFQDPVLQIGERILERVDTLVENSVVDDRLNNHKEEWRIAAMVMDKLSLWVFGTSVLVTVLACFLQAPGYVA, from the exons ATGGATGTTGCCTGTATTCTGAAGCTTTTAATCCTGTTTTTGTCTGGGACGGTGTTCATAAGAG GCACCCAGGCCAGTGAACACGAACGAGCTTTGTTGAAGAAACTGTTTCACTCCAATTATGACAAGAATGAAAGACCTGTTGTGAACGACTCAGATACGGTGACTGTTGTATTTGGGTTAACACTTAATCAGATTGTCGATGTG gacgaaaaaaatcaaattttgacAACTAGTGCGTGGGTGAGACAG ATATGGAATAATCCTCTGTTAGCATGGAACAGTAGTGAGTTTGGTGGACTGACAACAATTAATGTCGCTCCAAAGAATGTTTGGCTCCCTGATCTTGTTCTGTATGAAAA TGCTGACGATGACATTAGCTTTGGTGGCAACTTGGACCGTATGAACTTCAGAGTTGTTCTCCATTACTCAGGAAAAAACGTCTGGCTTTCTCCAGTCACCTTCAAGAGCAAATGCCGCATTGACATCAAGTATTTCCCATTCGACACTCAGAATTGTAAAATGAAATTCGGTTCTTGGACTTACGACGGCTTTCGGCTAGATGTCATGAACGAAAGTTACTCGGCTGACCTCGGGAATTACATCGATAGCGCCGAATGGAAGTTGGTCGGTGCTCCTGCCAAACGCAATGTTGTAACGTACTTTTGTTGCGAGGAGCCTTTCCCGGATGTGACGTACACGATTATTATTCGGCGACGTTCGTTGTTCTATATGATGAACTTGATATTACCGCTGGTCATAATCACTGTGTTGATAAATGTGTCCTTCGTCCTCCCCGCAGAATCAG GTGAACGTATTTCGCTCACAATAACCATCCTTCTTGCCATGACAGTTTTCATGTTGGTAGTGGCGGAAACGATTCCTCCGTCTTCCGATGTAGTTCCACTCATTGCCAAGTTTTACATGGCTGGTATGGTTGAAATGGCTATAGGCTTGGTTTGGACCTGTTATATATTGAAATACTACCATTCGGATGTCATCGAGATGCCATCGTGGGTTCGGAAGTACGTTCTCGGCCATCTGGGACACTTCTTCGGAATCAGTATGGAAAACCTTAAGCGCATCCAGGAACACTCAAACCTTCGCAAAGATACGGGTCGCAAGGCAACTATTCAAACTGGTTTGGAAACATCTGGTAGAAAGATCACGAACACACTCATTGTGCCAAACGGTCAAAGCAAAAACCCTTATGATAGCCATTATAGACGTATTCCTTCAGCGACGAACGGTTTCTCGTCACCGATGCTAAATGCATCAGATATCTCTTTAAACCAAATAGACGGTTTCCAGGATCCGGTTCTCCAAATTGGGGAGAGAATTCTTGAAAGAGTTGACACACTTGTGGAGAATTCGGTTGTTGACGACAGGCTGAACAATCATAAGGAAGAATGGCGTATTGCTGCCATGGTGATGGATAAGTTGTCCCTTTGGGTGTTTGGGACCTCGGTTCTTGTCACTGTGCTAGCGTGTTTCTTGCAGGCACCAGGTTACGTTGCATGA
- the LOC131779296 gene encoding neuronal acetylcholine receptor subunit alpha-10 isoform X1 has translation MIRFPLVSSCLRRSFLFRGEISQLGESVSPSHNLVILLSTLVMDVACILKLLILFLSGTVFIRGTQASEHERALLKKLFHSNYDKNERPVVNDSDTVTVVFGLTLNQIVDVDEKNQILTTSAWVRQIWNNPLLAWNSSEFGGLTTINVAPKNVWLPDLVLYENADDDISFGGNLDRMNFRVVLHYSGKNVWLSPVTFKSKCRIDIKYFPFDTQNCKMKFGSWTYDGFRLDVMNESYSADLGNYIDSAEWKLVGAPAKRNVVTYFCCEEPFPDVTYTIIIRRRSLFYMMNLILPLVIITVLINVSFVLPAESGERISLTITILLAMTVFMLVVAETIPPSSDVVPLIAKFYMAGMVEMAIGLVWTCYILKYYHSDVIEMPSWVRKYVLGHLGHFFGISMENLKRIQEHSNLRKDTGRKATIQTGLETSGRKITNTLIVPNGQSKNPYDSHYRRIPSATNGFSSPMLNASDISLNQIDGFQDPVLQIGERILERVDTLVENSVVDDRLNNHKEEWRIAAMVMDKLSLWVFGTSVLVTVLACFLQAPGYVA, from the exons ATGATACGCTTTCCACTTGTATCCTCTTGCCTGCGTCGTTCATTTCTGTTCAGAGGTGAGATTTCCCAGCTCG GCGAAAGTGTCTCCCCGAGCCACAACCTTGTGATTTTGCTTAGTACCTTGGTGATGGATGTTGCCTGTATTCTGAAGCTTTTAATCCTGTTTTTGTCTGGGACGGTGTTCATAAGAG GCACCCAGGCCAGTGAACACGAACGAGCTTTGTTGAAGAAACTGTTTCACTCCAATTATGACAAGAATGAAAGACCTGTTGTGAACGACTCAGATACGGTGACTGTTGTATTTGGGTTAACACTTAATCAGATTGTCGATGTG gacgaaaaaaatcaaattttgacAACTAGTGCGTGGGTGAGACAG ATATGGAATAATCCTCTGTTAGCATGGAACAGTAGTGAGTTTGGTGGACTGACAACAATTAATGTCGCTCCAAAGAATGTTTGGCTCCCTGATCTTGTTCTGTATGAAAA TGCTGACGATGACATTAGCTTTGGTGGCAACTTGGACCGTATGAACTTCAGAGTTGTTCTCCATTACTCAGGAAAAAACGTCTGGCTTTCTCCAGTCACCTTCAAGAGCAAATGCCGCATTGACATCAAGTATTTCCCATTCGACACTCAGAATTGTAAAATGAAATTCGGTTCTTGGACTTACGACGGCTTTCGGCTAGATGTCATGAACGAAAGTTACTCGGCTGACCTCGGGAATTACATCGATAGCGCCGAATGGAAGTTGGTCGGTGCTCCTGCCAAACGCAATGTTGTAACGTACTTTTGTTGCGAGGAGCCTTTCCCGGATGTGACGTACACGATTATTATTCGGCGACGTTCGTTGTTCTATATGATGAACTTGATATTACCGCTGGTCATAATCACTGTGTTGATAAATGTGTCCTTCGTCCTCCCCGCAGAATCAG GTGAACGTATTTCGCTCACAATAACCATCCTTCTTGCCATGACAGTTTTCATGTTGGTAGTGGCGGAAACGATTCCTCCGTCTTCCGATGTAGTTCCACTCATTGCCAAGTTTTACATGGCTGGTATGGTTGAAATGGCTATAGGCTTGGTTTGGACCTGTTATATATTGAAATACTACCATTCGGATGTCATCGAGATGCCATCGTGGGTTCGGAAGTACGTTCTCGGCCATCTGGGACACTTCTTCGGAATCAGTATGGAAAACCTTAAGCGCATCCAGGAACACTCAAACCTTCGCAAAGATACGGGTCGCAAGGCAACTATTCAAACTGGTTTGGAAACATCTGGTAGAAAGATCACGAACACACTCATTGTGCCAAACGGTCAAAGCAAAAACCCTTATGATAGCCATTATAGACGTATTCCTTCAGCGACGAACGGTTTCTCGTCACCGATGCTAAATGCATCAGATATCTCTTTAAACCAAATAGACGGTTTCCAGGATCCGGTTCTCCAAATTGGGGAGAGAATTCTTGAAAGAGTTGACACACTTGTGGAGAATTCGGTTGTTGACGACAGGCTGAACAATCATAAGGAAGAATGGCGTATTGCTGCCATGGTGATGGATAAGTTGTCCCTTTGGGTGTTTGGGACCTCGGTTCTTGTCACTGTGCTAGCGTGTTTCTTGCAGGCACCAGGTTACGTTGCATGA